One window from the genome of Elaeis guineensis isolate ETL-2024a chromosome 5, EG11, whole genome shotgun sequence encodes:
- the LOC140857840 gene encoding uncharacterized protein: MRRRGRYAGVQFQFSQTEAGTSSSAQQPEASSAAQHSEPCPSSSAQHDPPVHQPDDEIHVQDGSGRVRPRRGPTVVRDVWQMREGERIVVECNQLGQPIKKAACLLTSFLGTVARRPQLCPLGYAKWNDMLPTYKVELLRVIESKFVLPPSTHDFVMKSLNRKWKEYRAQLKKDYMRQGMTEEEVARNCPPDVPPHQWMELVHYWFSERAQTYSAIGRAARAAQSVPHTSGSKSYARLRQEFEDEHGREPGQVEFYRMTHTHQDGTFVRDESRDLYERATSLIAERDDESAASTQQSHIEAEVFTELMGLERYGRVRGYGVGVTPTQLSEVSRYTQHAAADAQDSRVRRLEAEIQEIRQSRAAEMEEMRQSRAEMQAMRGQIDRLTSLLEMYGSSQAPGISGTHRDSGTSRGDNDDHPPAD; encoded by the exons atgcgtcgcaggggacgatatgctggtgtgcagttccagttttcacagacagaggccggtacgtcttcttcagcacagcagcctgaggccagttcagctgcacagcattctgagccctgtccttcatcatcagcacagcacgatcctcctgttcatcagccagatgatgagatacacgtgcagg acggatccgggagagtacgccccagacgcggacccacagtagtacgagatgtgtggcagatgcgtgagggcgagaggattgttgtggagtgcaatcagctaggtcagccaattaagaaagctgcctgcttattgacttcatttttggggactgttgctcggaggcctcagctatgtccgttgggctatgcaaaatggaatgacatgcttccaacgtacaaagttgagctcctccgagttatagag agcaagtttgttctccctccatccactcatgattttgtaatgaagtctctcaaccgcaaatggaaagaatatagagcacaattgaagaaggactatatgagacagggtatgacagaggaggaggttgctaggaattgtcctcctgatgtaccccctcatcagtggatggagttggttcattactggttctccgagagggcacag acttattctgctattggtagagctgcacgagcagctcagtctgttcctcatacatcggggtcgaagagttatgcacgactccgacaggagttt gaggatgagcatgggagggaacccggacaagtggagttttaccggatgactcatactcatcaggatggtacttttgttcgagatgagtcgagagatttatat gagagggctacatctctcattgcagagcgtgacgacgagtccgcagcatctacgcagcagagccatatcgaggccgaggtattcacagagttgatgggactagagcgctacggccgagtgaggggttatggagtaggagtcacccccactcagttatctgaggttagtagatatacgcagcatgctgcagcagatgctcaggattcacgcgttcgcagactcgaggcggagatacaggagattagacagagtcgtgccgctgagatggaggagatgcgacagagccgtgccgagatgcaggccatgaggggacagattgatcgccttacatctttattagagatgtatggttcatctcag gctcctggcatatcaggcacccatcgagatagcggcacgtcacgtggagacaacgacgaccatccgcctgcagattga